The proteins below come from a single Cystobacter ferrugineus genomic window:
- the tuf gene encoding elongation factor Tu, which produces MGTKTHVNVGTIGHVDHGKTTLTAALTQVMAALHGGKGLGYDQIDSAPEERARGITINITHVEYESATRHYAHIDCPGHADYVKNMITGASQMDGAILLVDGSQGPQPQTREHILLAHQVGVERMVVFINKVDVADPELLGLVELETLELLAAHGYADVPVVKGSALEALEAVTAGRVEDEATRCIRALVDALDRHIPDPVRDYTSPFLMPIEDVFTISGRGTVVTGRIQRGVLTAGAAVELVGLGGPETREVVVTSIESFHRQCPEARTGENVGLLLRGLKREEVARGQVLCAPGSIHPHAAGEAELYVLSAGEGGRHTAFGTGYTPQFFFGSTDVTGTIEVKGEGLVEPGGRAQVGFRLLHPIGVEPGMRFAIREGGKTIGAGVVTAVR; this is translated from the coding sequence ATGGGCACCAAGACGCACGTCAACGTTGGCACCATCGGCCACGTGGATCACGGCAAGACGACCCTCACCGCCGCCCTCACCCAGGTGATGGCCGCGCTGCATGGTGGCAAGGGCCTCGGCTACGACCAGATCGACAGCGCGCCCGAGGAGCGGGCCCGCGGCATCACCATCAACATCACCCATGTCGAGTACGAGTCGGCCACGCGTCACTACGCCCACATCGACTGCCCCGGGCACGCGGACTACGTGAAGAACATGATCACCGGCGCATCCCAGATGGATGGGGCCATCCTGCTGGTGGACGGCTCGCAGGGGCCGCAGCCGCAGACGCGGGAGCACATCCTCCTGGCCCACCAGGTGGGCGTGGAGCGCATGGTCGTGTTCATCAACAAGGTGGACGTGGCGGACCCGGAGCTGCTCGGGCTGGTGGAGCTCGAGACGCTGGAGCTGTTGGCGGCCCACGGCTACGCGGACGTGCCGGTGGTGAAGGGCTCGGCACTCGAGGCACTCGAGGCCGTCACGGCCGGGCGCGTGGAGGACGAGGCCACGCGCTGCATCCGTGCGCTGGTGGACGCGCTCGACAGGCACATTCCGGACCCGGTGCGGGACTACACCTCGCCGTTCCTGATGCCCATCGAGGACGTCTTCACCATCTCGGGGCGCGGCACGGTGGTGACGGGCCGCATCCAGCGCGGGGTGCTCACGGCGGGGGCGGCGGTGGAGCTGGTGGGGCTGGGCGGGCCGGAGACGCGGGAGGTGGTGGTCACCAGCATCGAGTCCTTCCACCGCCAGTGCCCCGAGGCCCGCACGGGTGAGAACGTGGGGTTGTTGCTGCGCGGTCTCAAGCGCGAGGAGGTGGCTCGTGGCCAGGTGCTCTGCGCCCCGGGCTCCATCCACCCGCACGCCGCCGGGGAGGCCGAGCTGTACGTGCTCTCCGCGGGTGAGGGGGGCCGCCACACGGCGTTCGGCACGGGGTACACGCCGCAGTTCTTCTTCGGGAGTACGGACGTGACGGGGACGATCGAGGTGAAGGGCGAGGGGCTCGTGGAGCCAGGGGGCCGGGCCCAGGTGGGCTTCCGCCTGCTCCATCCCATCGGCGTGGAGCCGGGCATGCGCTTCGCCATCCGTGAGGGTGGCAAGACGATTGGCGCCGGGGTCGTCACCGCCGTGAGGTGA
- a CDS encoding slipin family protein, whose translation MDTFRFFPLLMLAFAMGVVAYWLLVLKVVVPEGFTALLYRQGRFVRVLNPGAHWLPRQGHDTQQVDMRQRALTVPGQEVLSQEQVGLKVSIAVRFAVAEPEPALHRVQNFTETLYLVAQLALREEVSRHPLEELAAGRVDLGQRLRERVAGEVRAFGLSVEAVEVKDVMLPADLRRAFSELLKAKKEAQAMLEKARGESAALRNLANAARLVEQHPSLLDLRMLQTLGGASTTPGNTFVLGVGAELSPRARKRPAPGGTTVPPPEEDEPGAT comes from the coding sequence GTGGACACGTTTCGATTCTTCCCACTGTTGATGTTGGCATTCGCGATGGGCGTGGTGGCCTACTGGCTGCTCGTGCTCAAGGTGGTCGTCCCCGAGGGCTTCACGGCCCTGCTCTACCGCCAGGGCCGTTTCGTGCGCGTGCTGAACCCAGGAGCCCATTGGCTGCCGCGCCAGGGCCACGACACGCAGCAGGTGGACATGCGCCAGCGCGCTCTCACCGTGCCCGGCCAGGAGGTGCTCAGCCAGGAGCAGGTGGGCCTCAAGGTGAGCATCGCCGTGCGCTTCGCGGTGGCCGAGCCCGAGCCAGCCCTGCACCGCGTGCAGAACTTCACGGAAACGCTCTACCTGGTCGCACAGCTCGCGCTGCGCGAGGAGGTGAGCCGTCATCCCCTGGAGGAGTTGGCGGCGGGCCGCGTTGACCTGGGCCAGCGGCTGCGCGAGCGGGTGGCCGGCGAGGTGCGCGCGTTCGGCCTCTCGGTGGAGGCGGTGGAGGTGAAGGACGTGATGCTGCCGGCGGATCTGCGCCGCGCCTTCTCCGAGTTGCTCAAGGCGAAGAAGGAAGCGCAGGCCATGCTGGAGAAGGCACGGGGCGAGTCGGCGGCCCTGCGCAACCTGGCCAACGCGGCGAGACTGGTGGAGCAGCATCCATCGCTGCTCGACCTGCGCATGCTGCAGACGCTCGGGGGCGCGAGCACCACGCCCGGCAACACCTTCGTCCTCGGCGTGGGCGCGGAACTGTCACCCCGCGCGCGCAAACGCCCGGCCCCGGGTGGAACGACAGTGCCGCCCCCCGAGGAGGACGAACCCGGAGCCACCTGA
- a CDS encoding ATP-binding protein, producing MLLTIGLLDFDSRVRHGQQQEALAQQKARTQELASELGTTLRGADQLMDTLAVLAGHFSEKHVLEELMRRLLASAPESAVYGLGVWFEPGQLVPGVRYMGPYVHRDVARRGGPPVLTYEWSTPAYDYFQQSWYQQARTSGGRIVISEPYVEEDQAYETLSRAVFDDRGQLRGVATVDLFLSQFKDMILEANHSPSESLYVASPAGALLAHPQEERLLAWARARGRSVRCLCELTLVDLRTWEHEQGLDRGRHLSEVSVPRVGWRVFASTDEGVLFKAVRRQWGLVVALCVVLWGGLGASGLAMARSERTRSLMRTLAERQRQEEERQRLLAQVRQRSAEFQAILEGMVDAVIVTDSVGVITLANRAALTLFGRAAHEGIRLDTVYPHHRPRGLDGQDIPFDALPMVRSLRGEQVCDTELIITRPESPQQLVLRLNSAPIRDESGRVVAAVSVARDITQAIELERLQGDFARMAAHELKTPLTVMKSFAQLARRTETPSSALCRLLEGICRGVDRMDRLVRTLLDASQLQSGQLRFEKEEVELCALVDAAIARTAANHPHNPIHLQRLPKTWVFGDRARLLQALTELLDNAARYSPVGEGVEVALTLEGDEVEISIYDKGIGIPTEQRERVFERFYRAHAGTPHDRGGLGLGLFLARGIVLQHGGRLELDSREGVGTRVRLCLPRLPERQPSAERTSCETVSPRA from the coding sequence GTGCTGCTCACGATCGGATTGCTCGATTTCGACAGCAGGGTCCGTCACGGCCAGCAGCAAGAGGCCCTGGCCCAACAGAAGGCTCGCACCCAGGAACTGGCGTCGGAGCTGGGCACCACGCTTCGTGGCGCCGATCAGCTCATGGACACCCTGGCCGTGCTCGCGGGTCACTTCTCGGAAAAGCACGTGCTCGAGGAGTTGATGCGCCGCCTACTGGCCTCCGCGCCGGAGAGTGCCGTTTATGGGCTCGGCGTGTGGTTCGAGCCCGGTCAGCTCGTGCCGGGGGTTCGCTACATGGGACCCTACGTCCACCGGGACGTGGCGAGACGTGGAGGTCCTCCGGTCCTCACCTATGAGTGGTCCACGCCTGCCTACGACTACTTCCAGCAGTCCTGGTACCAGCAGGCGCGCACGAGCGGGGGCCGCATCGTCATCTCCGAGCCCTACGTCGAAGAAGACCAGGCTTACGAGACGCTCTCGAGGGCCGTCTTCGACGACCGGGGCCAGTTGCGCGGGGTGGCGACCGTGGACCTCTTCCTCTCACAGTTCAAGGACATGATCCTCGAGGCCAACCATTCTCCCTCGGAGAGTCTCTATGTCGCCAGCCCCGCTGGCGCGCTCCTCGCCCACCCGCAGGAGGAGCGTCTGCTCGCTTGGGCACGAGCGCGGGGCAGATCCGTGCGGTGCCTGTGCGAGCTTACCCTCGTGGATCTGCGGACGTGGGAACACGAACAGGGATTGGATCGAGGGCGGCACCTCTCCGAGGTGAGCGTCCCCCGGGTGGGCTGGAGGGTCTTCGCTTCGACGGACGAAGGCGTGCTGTTCAAGGCCGTGCGTCGACAGTGGGGGTTGGTGGTTGCCCTGTGCGTGGTGCTCTGGGGGGGGCTGGGGGCAAGTGGCCTGGCCATGGCTCGCTCGGAACGGACCCGTTCCCTGATGCGCACCCTCGCCGAGCGTCAGCGTCAGGAAGAGGAGCGGCAGAGGTTGCTCGCCCAGGTTCGGCAGCGCTCGGCGGAGTTCCAGGCCATCCTGGAGGGCATGGTCGACGCCGTCATCGTGACCGATTCCGTGGGAGTCATCACCCTCGCCAACCGGGCCGCGCTGACACTCTTCGGGCGGGCGGCGCACGAGGGAATCCGGCTGGACACCGTGTATCCGCACCATCGCCCCCGGGGGCTGGATGGGCAGGACATTCCCTTTGACGCCCTGCCCATGGTCCGCTCACTTCGGGGCGAGCAGGTGTGCGACACGGAGCTCATCATCACCAGGCCTGAATCTCCCCAGCAACTCGTCCTCCGGCTGAACTCCGCGCCCATCCGCGACGAATCGGGCCGTGTCGTCGCCGCCGTGTCGGTGGCGCGCGACATCACCCAGGCCATCGAGCTGGAGCGTCTCCAGGGCGACTTCGCGAGGATGGCCGCGCACGAGCTGAAGACGCCCCTGACGGTGATGAAGTCTTTCGCGCAGCTCGCCCGGCGTACGGAAACTCCCTCCTCCGCCCTGTGCAGGTTGCTCGAGGGCATCTGCCGCGGTGTGGATCGCATGGATCGGCTGGTGCGGACGCTGCTCGATGCCTCCCAGCTCCAGAGTGGTCAGTTGCGCTTCGAGAAGGAGGAGGTGGAGTTGTGCGCGCTGGTGGATGCTGCCATCGCGCGGACGGCCGCCAATCACCCGCACAATCCCATCCATCTCCAGCGGCTCCCCAAGACGTGGGTGTTCGGAGATCGTGCGAGGCTGCTGCAAGCGCTCACCGAGTTGCTCGACAACGCCGCACGCTACTCACCCGTGGGTGAGGGTGTGGAGGTTGCCCTCACCCTGGAGGGTGACGAGGTGGAGATCTCCATTTACGACAAGGGCATCGGCATCCCGACGGAACAACGGGAGCGGGTCTTCGAGCGCTTCTATCGCGCCCATGCGGGCACGCCCCATGATCGCGGGGGACTGGGCCTGGGATTGTTCCTGGCCCGGGGCATCGTCCTGCAACACGGAGGCCGCCTGGAACTGGACAGCCGCGAGGGAGTGGGAACCCGCGTGCGCTTGTGTCTGCCACGTCTGCCCGAGCGACAACCTTCTGCGGAGAGAACCTCGTGCGAGACTGTCAGCCCGAGGGCTTGA
- a CDS encoding aldo/keto reductase gives MTVNRTLWNGQTIPALGLGCWAIGGPFFAGDVALGWGEVDDNESIAAIHRALDLGVRFFDTASNYGGGRSEEVLGRALEGRNDVLVATKFGHVVDPVTKQALADETAPDKLEAIVHTSLRRLRRERIDLMQLHLSALPIDTAGPIFDLLERLRAKGMVGAYGWSTDFPDRAAAFANREGFVAIQHAMNVFNPATDILSVVEQKGLLSINRSPLAMGLLSGKFKSGEALPKNDIRGHNLPWLDFFKDGQIVPSYARRLERIRDLLSSDGRTLTQGALGWLWGRSNRTLPIPGFRTVAQVEENVGALEKGPLPPEVISEIERMLNKEPEEAR, from the coding sequence ATGACGGTAAATCGCACTCTCTGGAATGGCCAAACCATTCCCGCGCTTGGGCTTGGCTGCTGGGCCATCGGCGGCCCCTTCTTCGCCGGCGATGTCGCACTTGGCTGGGGCGAGGTCGACGACAATGAGTCCATCGCGGCCATCCACCGTGCTCTCGATCTGGGCGTGCGCTTCTTCGACACCGCGTCGAACTATGGCGGCGGCCGGTCCGAGGAGGTGCTCGGGCGGGCACTGGAAGGCCGGAACGACGTGCTCGTCGCCACCAAGTTTGGACACGTCGTGGATCCAGTAACCAAGCAGGCGCTGGCCGACGAGACGGCTCCGGACAAGCTAGAGGCGATCGTCCACACGTCGCTGCGGCGACTGCGACGGGAGCGCATCGATCTGATGCAACTCCACCTCAGCGCTCTGCCGATCGACACGGCCGGGCCGATCTTCGATCTGCTGGAGCGGCTGCGCGCGAAGGGGATGGTCGGAGCTTACGGGTGGAGCACGGATTTTCCCGACCGGGCCGCGGCCTTCGCCAACCGGGAAGGCTTCGTCGCGATCCAGCACGCGATGAACGTCTTCAACCCAGCGACCGACATCCTGTCCGTGGTGGAGCAGAAGGGGCTGCTTTCAATCAACCGCTCGCCACTGGCAATGGGTCTGCTGAGTGGCAAGTTCAAGAGCGGCGAGGCGCTGCCAAAGAATGACATCCGCGGCCACAACCTGCCCTGGCTCGACTTCTTCAAGGACGGACAGATTGTTCCATCCTACGCGCGGCGTTTGGAGCGGATCCGCGATCTCCTGAGCTCGGACGGCCGCACGCTCACGCAGGGCGCGCTCGGCTGGCTCTGGGGCCGATCGAACCGCACCTTGCCGATTCCCGGATTCCGAACCGTGGCGCAGGTCGAAGAAAATGTCGGAGCCCTCGAGAAGGGGCCTCTCCCCCCGGAGGTCATCTCCGAAATCGAGCGCATGCTCAACAAGGAGCCCGAGGAGGCTCGATAA
- a CDS encoding glycoside hydrolase family 97 catalytic domain-containing protein, with the protein MLNTVVPAIGSAAENPPRTLITENSWTLTAPTAGAPSARVELNPSSGTLTLSAFRGVQTVLAPAALGLRTTQADLTRGLSPLGRSDRTVLEWYTMTTGKRRVRSAVMTETRLAFANASGARLDLLVRISADGVAYRYEVPDPTGVTVTSEASAFSVPANSTAWLLPYNAQYEQARIETTAGAAPPRDYGYPSLFKVGDNFVLLTESDVDGRYAGSRLVHEGSGSYQVVLADAQVHSSGALRTPWRTAIIGDLATVTESTLVDDLASPARFTDTSWIRPGKSAWSWLSENSSPGDFERQKAYVDFAARNGWSYVLVDEGWSSTWVPELTRYARAKGVDILLWFHWTRLDTPQERDSWLPLVQSWGVKGVKVDFMESDSQSRYQWYDAVLERTAQLRLMINFHGSTIPHGLARTWPHVMTMEAVRGAENWPSPNTNPVQVFTRNVVGSMDYTPVTFEATHRETSIAHEVALSVAYESGWQHLADKPEVYERHPQALRFLNQVPTAWDETRFVAGNPSNEAVIARRKGERWFVGAIAAGEPRTVSAPLRFLGAGLWLVEVVRDDAGEQRTDVLRDRRIMSPFNTLSVNVRRHGGFAAIICRYIPGRQTCDEPIRQIPPSELTVTPTGPVEVESGSFVEVSGTFTAPASTWIRDVKFGVRPPVGWSSQGEELTRSFMAPGESLQGRWTVRLDPGSGNSGLGDIDLPIAAEFRLPGDATGTPRVHVEQAVRTFVLPPAPTGSPYVSDLPFLSETNGYGPVERDRSNGEAASGDGNPLTMGGVTYARGLGTHAPSEVSIYLGRNCQSFTADIGLDDETTQTGSVTFKVLGDGGVLYDSGVIRSKGPARSISVGVSGVRMLSLQVTDGGDGKNFDHADWANARLSCDES; encoded by the coding sequence GTGCTCAACACCGTGGTCCCGGCGATCGGATCCGCCGCGGAAAACCCTCCCCGGACGCTCATCACGGAGAACTCCTGGACGCTCACCGCGCCCACGGCGGGTGCTCCATCCGCGAGGGTGGAACTCAATCCCTCGAGCGGAACACTGACCCTGTCCGCGTTCCGGGGCGTCCAGACGGTCCTTGCTCCGGCGGCCCTGGGTCTGCGAACCACCCAGGCCGATCTCACCCGGGGACTGAGCCCGCTGGGGCGCAGCGATCGCACGGTGCTCGAGTGGTACACCATGACGACCGGGAAACGGCGCGTACGCTCGGCGGTGATGACCGAGACACGGCTGGCCTTCGCGAACGCCAGCGGTGCGCGTCTGGACCTGCTCGTACGGATTTCCGCGGACGGAGTCGCCTATCGTTACGAGGTTCCCGACCCAACCGGCGTCACGGTGACGAGCGAGGCATCCGCGTTCTCGGTACCGGCCAACTCCACCGCGTGGCTCCTGCCCTACAACGCGCAGTACGAACAGGCCCGGATCGAAACGACGGCGGGCGCCGCGCCCCCCCGTGACTACGGCTACCCCTCCCTGTTCAAGGTCGGCGACAACTTCGTGCTCCTCACCGAGTCCGATGTGGATGGCCGCTATGCTGGCAGCCGGCTCGTGCACGAGGGGTCCGGCTCCTACCAGGTCGTGCTGGCCGATGCGCAGGTCCACTCCTCGGGAGCACTGCGGACCCCCTGGCGTACCGCGATCATCGGCGACCTCGCCACGGTGACCGAGTCGACCCTGGTGGATGACCTCGCCTCCCCCGCCCGGTTCACCGACACCTCGTGGATCCGCCCCGGCAAGTCCGCCTGGTCCTGGTTGAGTGAGAATTCGAGCCCGGGCGACTTCGAGCGGCAGAAAGCCTACGTGGACTTCGCCGCGCGCAACGGCTGGTCCTATGTCCTGGTCGATGAGGGCTGGAGCAGCACCTGGGTGCCCGAGCTGACCCGCTACGCACGCGCCAAGGGGGTCGACATCCTGCTGTGGTTCCACTGGACCCGGCTGGACACCCCACAGGAGCGCGATTCCTGGCTGCCGCTGGTGCAATCCTGGGGCGTCAAGGGCGTCAAGGTCGACTTCATGGAGTCCGACTCCCAGTCACGCTACCAGTGGTACGACGCCGTGCTGGAGCGGACCGCGCAGCTGCGACTGATGATCAACTTCCACGGCTCGACGATTCCACATGGCCTGGCGCGCACCTGGCCGCACGTGATGACCATGGAGGCCGTCCGGGGTGCGGAGAACTGGCCCTCGCCGAACACCAACCCGGTGCAGGTCTTCACCCGCAACGTGGTCGGCTCCATGGACTACACCCCGGTCACCTTCGAAGCCACCCACCGGGAGACATCGATCGCACACGAAGTGGCGCTGTCGGTGGCCTACGAGTCCGGATGGCAGCATCTCGCCGACAAGCCGGAAGTCTACGAGCGCCATCCGCAAGCGCTGCGCTTCCTCAACCAGGTTCCCACGGCGTGGGACGAGACCCGGTTCGTGGCGGGCAACCCCAGCAACGAAGCGGTGATCGCCCGGCGCAAGGGGGAGCGGTGGTTCGTCGGGGCGATCGCGGCCGGTGAGCCGCGAACGGTTTCCGCGCCGCTGCGCTTCCTCGGCGCGGGCCTGTGGCTGGTGGAGGTGGTCCGCGACGACGCTGGCGAGCAGCGCACCGACGTGCTCAGGGACCGGCGGATCATGAGCCCGTTCAACACGCTGTCGGTGAACGTGCGCCGCCACGGCGGGTTCGCGGCGATCATCTGCCGCTACATCCCGGGCCGGCAGACCTGTGACGAGCCCATCCGGCAGATTCCTCCGAGCGAGCTGACCGTCACGCCGACCGGGCCGGTGGAGGTCGAGAGCGGCTCCTTCGTGGAGGTCTCCGGTACCTTCACCGCTCCAGCAAGCACGTGGATCCGCGACGTCAAATTCGGCGTTCGTCCTCCCGTCGGCTGGTCGTCCCAGGGCGAGGAGCTCACCCGGTCCTTCATGGCTCCCGGGGAGAGCCTTCAGGGGCGATGGACGGTCCGGCTCGATCCGGGGAGTGGAAACAGCGGGCTCGGCGACATCGACCTTCCGATCGCGGCGGAGTTCCGGTTGCCTGGCGATGCGACGGGCACGCCACGAGTGCATGTGGAGCAGGCCGTGCGGACCTTCGTCCTGCCGCCAGCGCCCACCGGTAGCCCCTATGTCAGCGACCTTCCGTTCCTCTCCGAGACCAATGGGTACGGCCCGGTCGAACGAGACCGGTCCAACGGTGAAGCAGCCAGCGGCGACGGCAATCCGCTGACCATGGGAGGAGTCACCTACGCCAGGGGCCTGGGCACGCACGCGCCCTCGGAGGTGTCGATCTACCTCGGCCGGAACTGCCAGAGCTTCACGGCCGACATCGGGCTCGACGACGAAACCACTCAGACGGGCTCGGTGACCTTCAAGGTGCTCGGTGACGGCGGGGTGCTGTATGACAGCGGCGTCATCCGGAGCAAGGGGCCGGCCAGGTCGATCTCCGTCGGCGTCTCCGGCGTGCGCATGCTGAGCCTTCAGGTCACCGATGGAGGCGACGGCAAGAATTTCGACCACGCCGACTGGGCGAACGCCCGGTTGTCGTGCGACGAATCCTAG
- a CDS encoding tetratricopeptide repeat protein: MTRLYEALEYERALEQIEQAKRMVPGVEASVALVLYEGIILAEMIRMDEANRAFRAALFLRPDAKLPVVVSPKLKKHFESARAEVNREMELMRDMRDAKQRHETAITQWETRPGVQPPPETISSSRSRALLPTIVGGVLLAAGGVSYGLARSELSKLRGDDPRLATYADAQASASRGKTFQTMSLGLAGAGVVGLGVAAGLYLLGGPSQPMALGVSTDGTSAFVHGSWQ; this comes from the coding sequence GTGACTCGTCTGTACGAAGCGCTCGAGTACGAGCGCGCGCTGGAGCAGATCGAGCAGGCCAAACGCATGGTGCCTGGCGTGGAAGCGAGCGTCGCGCTCGTGCTCTACGAGGGTATCATCCTGGCTGAGATGATCCGGATGGATGAGGCCAACCGCGCATTCAGGGCGGCGTTGTTCCTCCGGCCGGATGCGAAGCTGCCCGTGGTGGTGTCTCCCAAGCTGAAAAAGCACTTCGAGTCCGCGCGCGCGGAGGTGAACAGGGAAATGGAGCTCATGCGCGACATGCGCGACGCGAAGCAGCGGCACGAAACGGCCATCACTCAATGGGAGACGAGGCCCGGCGTGCAACCACCGCCAGAGACAATCTCTTCCTCACGCTCGCGTGCACTCCTTCCCACCATCGTGGGGGGCGTTCTCCTGGCGGCGGGAGGGGTGTCCTATGGGTTGGCCAGGAGTGAGTTGTCGAAGCTGCGAGGTGATGACCCGAGGCTCGCCACGTACGCGGACGCACAGGCCAGCGCGTCGCGTGGCAAGACATTTCAGACGATGAGCTTGGGACTCGCGGGGGCCGGCGTGGTGGGGCTGGGCGTCGCGGCGGGCCTGTATCTGCTGGGCGGACCTTCCCAACCCATGGCTCTCGGTGTGAGCACGGATGGAACGTCGGCCTTCGTCCATGGGAGCTGGCAATGA
- a CDS encoding sigma factor-like helix-turn-helix DNA-binding protein translates to MSKERKTGVLAALLREHVPPAQRAELDAVEEFEARLRKHVEAARAEWPTVSLPVEAFVRHLARHLPAGKASEVLRILHGADLYLACACATGEPSALRAFEQNILRHIPARLGALSPSMVEEVLQVLRERLLVGSEVAPPKIASYGGRGPLLTWVGITAARIAGELVDRNGRELLVTEPSEALVRMLASGDPEHELLREDARQLLISVLRKAVAALPEQERALLRLHHFHGLTMDRLALMYGDSRSGVARKVAQAREQLLERVHAELAPQLKQDQLAMESLLGLVRSRLDISLHRLLS, encoded by the coding sequence ATGAGCAAGGAACGAAAGACAGGTGTCCTGGCGGCGCTGCTGCGGGAGCACGTGCCACCGGCGCAGCGCGCGGAGCTGGATGCCGTGGAGGAGTTCGAGGCGCGGCTGCGCAAGCACGTCGAGGCGGCCCGGGCCGAGTGGCCCACCGTCTCGCTCCCGGTCGAGGCCTTCGTGCGGCACCTGGCCCGGCACCTGCCCGCGGGAAAAGCCTCGGAGGTGCTTCGCATCCTCCACGGCGCCGACCTGTACCTCGCGTGCGCTTGCGCCACCGGGGAGCCCTCGGCCCTCCGGGCCTTCGAGCAGAACATCCTCCGGCACATCCCCGCCCGGCTCGGGGCGTTGTCTCCGAGCATGGTGGAGGAAGTGCTGCAGGTGCTCCGCGAGCGGCTGCTGGTGGGCAGTGAGGTGGCGCCTCCGAAAATCGCGAGCTACGGGGGCCGGGGGCCGCTGCTGACCTGGGTGGGCATCACCGCCGCGCGCATCGCCGGCGAGCTGGTGGACCGCAACGGGCGCGAGCTCCTCGTCACCGAGCCCTCGGAGGCGCTCGTACGGATGCTGGCCTCGGGTGACCCGGAGCACGAGCTGCTGCGCGAGGACGCACGCCAGCTCCTCATCTCGGTGCTCCGCAAGGCGGTGGCGGCGCTTCCCGAGCAAGAGCGCGCCCTGCTGCGCCTGCACCACTTCCATGGTCTCACCATGGACCGGCTCGCGCTGATGTACGGCGACTCACGCTCGGGCGTGGCGCGCAAGGTCGCCCAGGCTCGCGAGCAGCTGCTCGAGCGCGTCCACGCGGAGCTGGCCCCTCAGCTGAAGCAGGACCAGCTCGCGATGGAGAGCCTCCTGGGGTTGGTGCGCAGCCGGCTGGACATCAGCCTCCACCGGTTGCTGAGCTGA